One window of Novipirellula aureliae genomic DNA carries:
- the kduI gene encoding 5-dehydro-4-deoxy-D-glucuronate isomerase produces MDIRYAVGKSQYQRMTTDELRNEFMVDLFETGKLNLLYCEVERAIVGAAVPTQSCLALEAGKELAADYFCQRREIGVLNIGGNGTVTVDGTDYSMENLDGLYIGRGAKEVAFQSVDKDSPARFYLISYPAHADYPTKQAKKADANALKLGSVEDANKRTIYQYIHENGIKSCQLVMGFTVLEPGCVWNTMPCHTHERRTEVYLYFGLDDDSRVFHMMGPGDETRHIVMSNEQAVISPMWSIHSGCGTKAYTFCWGMGGENQRFDDMDHIAIKDLK; encoded by the coding sequence ATGGACATACGATACGCCGTTGGGAAATCGCAGTACCAACGCATGACCACGGATGAATTGCGCAACGAATTCATGGTAGATTTGTTCGAAACAGGCAAACTCAATCTGCTCTATTGTGAAGTGGAACGGGCGATTGTTGGCGCCGCTGTTCCAACGCAGTCCTGTTTGGCACTTGAGGCAGGCAAAGAACTAGCAGCGGACTACTTCTGCCAGCGTCGCGAAATTGGCGTGCTCAACATCGGCGGCAATGGAACCGTAACCGTCGATGGCACCGATTATTCGATGGAGAATCTTGACGGCCTTTATATTGGCCGCGGCGCAAAAGAGGTGGCTTTCCAAAGCGTGGATAAAGATAGTCCAGCGAGATTCTATCTGATTTCGTATCCCGCGCATGCCGATTATCCGACGAAGCAGGCGAAGAAGGCTGACGCCAATGCATTGAAGCTAGGATCGGTCGAAGATGCCAATAAACGCACGATTTATCAGTACATTCACGAGAATGGAATCAAGAGTTGCCAGTTGGTCATGGGCTTTACGGTGCTCGAACCGGGCTGTGTTTGGAACACGATGCCGTGCCATACGCACGAGCGTCGCACGGAGGTCTACTTGTACTTTGGACTCGATGATGATTCGAGGGTGTTCCACATGATGGGCCCAGGTGATGAAACCCGGCACATTGTCATGTCGAATGAGCAGGCGGTTATCTCGCCGATGTGGTCGATCCACTCGGGCTGCGGCACCAAAGCCTACACGTTCTGCTGGGGAATGGGTGGTGAAAACCAGCGTTTTGACGACATGGATCACATCGCTATCAAGGATCTCAAGTGA
- a CDS encoding SDR family oxidoreductase: protein MILDSFNLAGKTALVTGASTGIGQGMATALAEAGADIINLCRTEKEGERGFTKDIIAKLGRNYFFYSTDFSDRESLYAGIKVVKEKFGTIDILVNNAGTIMRKPIAEHPDEYWDRVIEINLNSQFILTREFGKDMVERGNGKIVFTCSLLTFQGGITVPGYAASKAGVGRLVMSFANEWASKGVNVNGIAPGYIATANTQPLRDDPVRSKAILERIPANRWGTPEDFGGPCVFLASEASSYMNGSIVTVDGGWMGR, encoded by the coding sequence ATGATTTTGGATTCATTTAATTTGGCGGGAAAAACCGCACTCGTGACCGGGGCCTCAACAGGTATTGGCCAAGGGATGGCAACGGCGTTGGCAGAAGCCGGTGCGGATATCATCAACCTATGCCGCACAGAGAAGGAGGGCGAGCGAGGGTTTACCAAAGACATCATTGCAAAACTTGGTCGCAACTACTTCTTCTATTCAACGGACTTCAGTGACCGCGAATCCCTCTATGCGGGGATCAAAGTCGTTAAAGAGAAGTTTGGCACGATCGACATTCTGGTCAACAATGCCGGAACGATCATGCGGAAACCGATCGCCGAACATCCAGATGAATACTGGGACCGCGTCATCGAAATCAATCTGAATTCACAATTCATCCTGACACGTGAATTCGGCAAGGACATGGTAGAGCGGGGCAATGGAAAAATTGTCTTCACTTGCTCGCTGCTGACGTTTCAAGGTGGCATCACCGTTCCCGGTTACGCAGCTAGCAAGGCGGGCGTTGGTCGTTTGGTGATGTCTTTTGCCAACGAATGGGCGAGCAAAGGAGTCAACGTGAACGGGATTGCACCTGGCTACATTGCAACTGCGAATACCCAACCACTGCGTGACGATCCCGTTCGTTCGAAAGCAATTTTGGAACGCATACCCGCCAACCGGTGGGGGACACCGGAAGACTTCGGCGGTCCCTGTGTCTTTCTAGCATCGGAGGCATCGTCCTATATGAATGGATCCATTGTGACCGTCGACGGCGGTTGGATGGGTCGGTAA
- a CDS encoding glycoside hydrolase family 88 protein — protein MKFSTVFLATLIACFGIQAAKAAKPTPEEVKAITQKVADWQIKTFEDSSKYRALSDRDRQRLQNGGRPLAKHHDLTWHHGALYAGMNQWRGVADDPVKYADWLYEIGQRNGWNPHKRKYHADDHTVGQFYLSMYEDFKDPAMIGPIRARFDDILAHPKTGTLLWNETPTDAHNRWGWCDALFMAPPVWARLAKITGDQKYLDFMDQEYHATCDLLWDKEESLFWRDSSFFEKREENGEKIFWARGNGWVFGGLALMLPDLPKDWKGREFYVDLYKTMAARLKTIQREDGTWSMGLLGGVEGYPVKETSGTSFFTFGLAWGINNGILDRATYEPAVLKGWQALTQCVTEEGLLGYVQPVGAAPGDSYPDKTEVYGIGAFLAAGTEVYKMLGGTVNPAKPRLSAGRPTATPDQSSKTNETRTFCRFVPERQDDFAWENDLIAFRAYGPALRSGAENSGIDCWLKRVTYPIIDKWYAEASNGKSYHQDHGEGLDNYHVGSSAGTGGTGLWLNGKREPLETYTKYEVIESTPARSIFKLSYEREIDGVVYGEEKTITIELGSRLFDVSAVFTKDGEIAAGLPICIGVTTHDGKAKPISNKEQGWIACWENLDASELGTAAMMAPERIDEIRVVEAKDATDTDAGHILLLTKSDENGMVRYRAGYGWKKAGVIKSEADWEMYLNAQ, from the coding sequence ATGAAATTTAGCACAGTGTTTCTGGCGACATTGATCGCGTGTTTTGGAATCCAAGCGGCGAAAGCCGCGAAGCCTACTCCCGAAGAGGTGAAAGCAATCACGCAAAAAGTTGCGGATTGGCAGATCAAGACGTTTGAGGACTCCAGTAAGTACCGAGCCTTGTCCGATCGGGATCGCCAACGATTGCAAAATGGGGGAAGACCGCTTGCAAAACATCACGATTTGACCTGGCATCACGGTGCCCTCTATGCAGGTATGAATCAATGGCGAGGCGTTGCGGATGATCCAGTTAAGTATGCGGATTGGCTGTACGAGATCGGCCAGCGAAATGGATGGAACCCTCATAAGCGAAAATATCATGCGGATGACCACACGGTTGGCCAATTCTATCTGTCGATGTATGAGGACTTCAAAGATCCAGCAATGATCGGACCGATTCGAGCGAGGTTCGATGATATTTTGGCCCATCCAAAGACGGGAACTCTGCTATGGAATGAGACGCCGACCGATGCGCACAATCGCTGGGGTTGGTGCGATGCATTGTTTATGGCACCGCCCGTCTGGGCGCGATTGGCGAAAATAACGGGCGATCAAAAGTACCTCGATTTCATGGATCAGGAGTACCACGCCACGTGTGATTTGCTCTGGGATAAAGAGGAAAGTTTGTTCTGGCGAGACTCAAGTTTCTTCGAAAAACGTGAGGAAAATGGCGAGAAAATCTTTTGGGCACGCGGCAATGGCTGGGTCTTCGGCGGACTTGCCCTCATGCTTCCTGACCTACCAAAAGACTGGAAAGGCCGTGAGTTCTATGTCGACTTGTACAAGACGATGGCCGCGCGACTCAAAACCATTCAGCGAGAAGATGGCACTTGGTCAATGGGCCTGCTCGGCGGCGTGGAGGGTTACCCGGTCAAGGAAACCAGCGGAACCTCGTTCTTTACTTTTGGCTTGGCATGGGGCATTAACAATGGAATCCTCGATCGTGCGACGTACGAGCCGGCAGTGCTGAAAGGGTGGCAGGCGCTGACGCAATGTGTTACCGAGGAAGGTCTGTTGGGGTATGTACAACCGGTAGGCGCTGCACCAGGCGATTCCTATCCAGACAAGACCGAGGTCTACGGTATCGGTGCGTTTCTCGCCGCTGGCACCGAAGTCTACAAGATGCTCGGTGGAACCGTTAACCCGGCAAAGCCGCGGCTCAGTGCCGGACGGCCTACCGCGACTCCTGACCAATCAAGTAAAACAAATGAGACTCGGACATTTTGTCGATTCGTTCCCGAACGCCAAGACGACTTCGCCTGGGAAAACGATCTCATTGCCTTTCGCGCGTATGGTCCCGCACTACGTAGCGGAGCGGAAAATAGTGGTATCGACTGCTGGCTCAAACGCGTGACCTATCCGATCATCGACAAGTGGTACGCAGAAGCCAGCAATGGGAAGTCGTACCACCAAGATCACGGCGAAGGACTCGACAATTATCACGTCGGTTCCTCCGCGGGGACTGGCGGAACGGGACTTTGGCTCAACGGCAAACGCGAACCACTGGAAACCTACACCAAATACGAAGTGATTGAATCCACGCCCGCAAGGTCGATCTTCAAGTTAAGCTATGAGCGGGAAATTGACGGCGTGGTCTATGGCGAAGAAAAAACGATCACCATCGAACTGGGATCACGACTCTTTGATGTCAGTGCCGTTTTTACGAAGGATGGAGAAATCGCGGCCGGATTGCCGATCTGCATCGGCGTGACGACTCATGATGGCAAAGCGAAGCCAATCTCCAATAAAGAACAGGGCTGGATTGCATGCTGGGAAAACCTAGATGCCAGCGAGTTGGGGACCGCAGCGATGATGGCCCCAGAGCGTATTGACGAAATTCGCGTGGTCGAAGCGAAAGACGCAACGGACACAGACGCGGGCCACATTCTCTTGCTTACCAAATCGGATGAGAACGGAATGGTGCGTTACCGCGCCGGCTATGGCTGGAAAAAAGCGGGCGTCATTAAGAGCGAGGCCGATTGGGAAATGTATCTCAACGCTCAATAG
- a CDS encoding glutamine amidotransferase, with the protein MNWLLASLRFTANMPLFAVVGLAAVAMIAVVLFYYRETRNLAAPMSIFLPLLRGLAIALTILILSGPVWYSRSTIGTLGRVQFALDVSSSMSITDDHSLHPLETRLRRATKLLTGRNGKPGLIDRLRSTHQIEIVAIDGDASIPIWTSDSDESPMVLGELLAKSNRTDLSLAFQLPEDSNAKTFAVEKQPIHEAVVLFSDGRHNAGESPVQAAERMIEIPRQVMTFGIGSETEPVDLGIVQVVRPESVAVDGKFKGQVVVKHYGMTEKEIEVRIEHLGRTVWQQRLPPRHDGEQEVDFEIGLADLVQQKEVTSDTDRQIKRDAVAVEFRAVVNAVSADEKSLESRDDPNHSLLSENNSMRFRVAASTRARRLLILDGSSRWETRYLKNIFERDPAWQVDTVLFGPGTETPQIDRGEAAGQFPSNAEAISVYDAIVLGEVPADQITAKDADLIRRFVARGGGLIIIDGQYGQIADLAATNFADLVPVRFPLGGTAAAAGPIELTPLGRDHPVFDIHATSSNLDTLWKQLPPPSHSVTTAAKPGAEVLANLRMGEDLSPPWMVTQLYGSGRIFYLSSDQSWRWRYKLADQLHARFWNQLIENAIQPPFAVDNGFVAIGTDKVDYNEGESSLLRTRLRGPHGEAVGDATVDALLMVGDQVVEAVPLSVENRSRGTYRGQTSQLKTGRYDVKIRASGFGMEALRVSTPIWVRSNQLVESNRLSLDRNRMVAVATAGKGEYFDETETNVEQLLDKLQPLSSGVIVESEILLWQSYYWFGLIVLLLSIEWLLRKRAGLV; encoded by the coding sequence GTGAATTGGCTTCTTGCTTCACTTCGGTTTACGGCGAACATGCCCCTTTTCGCAGTCGTGGGTTTGGCTGCTGTGGCAATGATTGCGGTCGTGCTGTTTTACTACCGAGAAACTCGCAACCTTGCCGCACCAATGTCCATTTTCTTGCCGCTGCTTCGCGGTTTGGCCATTGCACTGACGATTCTGATTTTGTCAGGTCCCGTCTGGTATTCACGATCAACCATCGGAACGCTTGGCCGCGTTCAGTTTGCCCTCGATGTTTCTTCTAGTATGTCCATTACGGATGATCACTCATTGCATCCGCTCGAAACTCGGCTCCGGCGGGCGACCAAATTATTGACTGGTCGGAACGGCAAACCAGGCTTGATCGATCGTCTTCGCTCAACGCATCAGATTGAAATCGTTGCCATTGATGGCGATGCATCCATTCCGATTTGGACCAGCGACTCGGATGAGTCGCCTATGGTGCTTGGTGAGCTCCTTGCCAAATCAAACCGCACGGATTTGTCTTTGGCTTTTCAGCTCCCCGAAGATTCAAATGCGAAAACGTTCGCGGTTGAAAAACAGCCGATTCATGAAGCGGTCGTATTGTTTAGCGACGGACGGCATAACGCAGGCGAATCTCCGGTGCAAGCGGCTGAACGAATGATCGAGATTCCCCGTCAGGTTATGACGTTTGGCATCGGCAGTGAAACAGAACCTGTTGACCTGGGGATTGTCCAAGTCGTCCGTCCTGAATCCGTTGCCGTCGACGGTAAATTCAAAGGGCAAGTCGTCGTCAAGCACTATGGCATGACAGAAAAAGAGATCGAAGTACGGATCGAGCATTTGGGGAGGACCGTTTGGCAACAGCGGTTACCCCCCCGCCATGATGGCGAACAAGAAGTGGACTTCGAGATTGGCCTGGCTGACTTGGTTCAGCAAAAGGAGGTCACAAGCGATACCGATCGGCAAATCAAACGCGACGCCGTGGCAGTCGAGTTTCGAGCGGTGGTGAATGCTGTCTCAGCGGATGAAAAGTCACTCGAATCACGAGACGATCCGAACCACTCTCTCTTGAGCGAAAACAACTCGATGCGATTTCGAGTTGCGGCATCGACTCGGGCACGCCGCCTGTTGATTTTGGATGGATCAAGTCGCTGGGAAACCCGCTACTTGAAAAATATTTTCGAGCGAGATCCGGCGTGGCAAGTGGATACGGTCCTGTTTGGGCCTGGCACCGAGACCCCGCAAATTGATCGAGGTGAAGCAGCGGGACAATTCCCTTCGAATGCCGAAGCGATATCCGTCTACGATGCGATTGTATTGGGTGAGGTTCCCGCCGATCAAATCACGGCAAAGGATGCAGATTTGATTCGGCGATTTGTTGCTCGCGGTGGTGGGTTAATTATCATCGATGGTCAATATGGTCAGATTGCCGATTTGGCGGCAACCAATTTTGCGGATCTCGTCCCCGTCCGTTTTCCGCTCGGCGGAACCGCCGCTGCAGCCGGCCCGATCGAGTTAACTCCGCTCGGCCGCGATCATCCCGTATTTGACATTCATGCGACAAGTTCTAACCTCGATACACTTTGGAAACAGTTGCCGCCTCCATCCCATAGCGTCACCACCGCAGCAAAACCTGGCGCGGAAGTGTTGGCGAACTTGCGAATGGGTGAAGATTTGTCGCCCCCCTGGATGGTCACTCAATTGTACGGATCGGGCCGCATCTTCTATCTGTCATCGGACCAATCGTGGCGATGGCGTTACAAGTTGGCGGACCAATTACACGCTCGTTTCTGGAATCAATTAATCGAAAATGCGATCCAACCGCCCTTCGCCGTTGACAATGGGTTCGTAGCGATCGGAACGGACAAAGTTGACTACAATGAGGGTGAATCTTCGCTGCTTCGTACTCGATTGAGAGGGCCTCATGGTGAAGCGGTTGGCGATGCGACGGTTGATGCCCTACTAATGGTGGGGGATCAAGTTGTAGAAGCCGTACCGCTTTCGGTCGAAAACCGGTCGCGTGGAACCTACCGTGGCCAAACGTCACAACTAAAAACCGGACGTTATGACGTGAAGATCCGAGCTAGCGGTTTTGGGATGGAAGCTTTGCGAGTTTCGACTCCGATTTGGGTTCGTTCGAATCAGCTCGTCGAATCGAATCGACTGTCGCTTGATCGAAATCGAATGGTCGCTGTCGCGACCGCTGGGAAAGGCGAATATTTCGATGAAACGGAAACGAACGTTGAACAACTTCTCGACAAATTGCAACCCCTTTCGAGTGGTGTGATCGTTGAGTCCGAGATTTTGCTTTGGCAGTCGTACTATTGGTTTGGATTGATTGTTTTGCTGTTGTCCATTGAATGGCTACTGCGTAAGCGAGCGGGGTTAGTTTAA
- a CDS encoding TRAP transporter substrate-binding protein codes for MGKLTSFLVGWIAIGTLLATVGFSLFLRAQKASASGSHQMVLKLGHGLDTGHPVHKSMEFMKRRLEELSGGTVTMNIYPSSVLGSETQCIEQLQNGSLTMTKTSAAAMENFIPSMSAFGLPYLFRDSEHYWAVLNGEIGREMLSEGEKKFLHGLCYYDAGSRNFYTKDTPIHTPDDLKGLKIRVMSSATAIEMVKAMGGAPTPIPWGELYSALAQGTVDGAENNLPSFTSNKHYEVCKHFSFNGHTRVPDLLLMSSRAWDKLDPQVQQWVQQAADESSDFQRKLWQETTTESLEQAKAEGVTFYDVDTAAFASKVASMLENIEDSRVSELVKRISEVE; via the coding sequence TTGGGTAAATTAACATCCTTTCTGGTCGGCTGGATCGCGATCGGAACTTTGCTGGCAACCGTGGGGTTTTCTCTGTTTCTACGTGCCCAGAAAGCGAGTGCGAGTGGCTCTCATCAAATGGTTTTGAAGCTCGGACACGGTCTCGATACCGGGCATCCTGTTCACAAATCGATGGAGTTCATGAAGCGACGTTTAGAAGAACTCTCGGGTGGAACCGTCACCATGAATATCTACCCAAGCTCCGTGCTCGGTTCCGAAACCCAGTGTATTGAGCAACTTCAAAATGGTTCGCTTACGATGACCAAGACATCCGCCGCAGCGATGGAGAACTTTATTCCATCGATGTCGGCCTTTGGGCTCCCCTATCTATTTCGAGATAGCGAACACTACTGGGCGGTGCTCAATGGTGAGATTGGCCGGGAAATGCTCAGCGAGGGCGAGAAGAAGTTCTTGCATGGACTGTGCTACTATGATGCTGGCTCCCGCAACTTCTACACCAAAGACACGCCGATTCACACGCCTGACGACTTAAAGGGTTTGAAGATTCGAGTCATGAGTAGTGCCACGGCGATCGAAATGGTCAAGGCGATGGGCGGTGCACCGACACCGATCCCGTGGGGCGAACTCTATTCGGCCCTTGCTCAGGGCACTGTCGATGGCGCCGAGAATAATCTGCCTAGTTTCACCTCCAACAAGCACTACGAGGTATGCAAGCACTTCTCATTCAACGGTCACACCCGTGTCCCCGATTTGCTGCTAATGAGTTCTCGGGCTTGGGATAAGCTCGACCCGCAAGTGCAGCAGTGGGTGCAGCAAGCGGCCGACGAGTCTTCGGATTTCCAGCGGAAATTGTGGCAGGAAACCACGACGGAGTCATTGGAACAAGCCAAGGCAGAGGGCGTGACGTTTTATGATGTTGACACCGCCGCCTTCGCCTCTAAGGTAGCTTCCATGCTCGAGAATATTGAAGACTCGCGAGTCAGCGAATTGGTCAAACGAATTTCCGAGGTTGAATGA